Proteins encoded within one genomic window of Salipaludibacillus agaradhaerens:
- a CDS encoding GGDEF domain-containing response regulator, translating to MKKYQEMMYSQIRETLNSWHSEKIVHRHDIYHFLHNVRRTADVIEMKALSEEVMALLKEIDTQSEQWWNKSEWLPIVERIERICKPDLLIGEKSRDWSLLDRVRQKELPFILVIDHDLKFIKGIKTFLEEEGFKVVTALSGKKGFELFYQVKPSLIILGHVLQDMNGIAFLEQMTVDAQKEMTSIVMVSSSCCEKNRVKAYELGATDFITMPLNMNVLVPLLHNRIRYRQHIIKQIGEDELTGAFNRKYLECELSYQLTIAKHDDKNKLFSFVIVDLDRFKIVNDQFGHVKGDEVLKTFVNMFMLIKEPADTISRYGGEEFAIVMPDTTEEEALKRIEAWRDIFNKKTFMAGKTSFKVTFSAGIKEVGKKDDQIKSVIEKADKALHFAKKMGRNRSECYKETLEYVDFKDFVTIIIVDDDEIVRQVMTYHFKKRGEVAGRRVKVRTYSDGISLLEGTWYQPDKQFMILLDGRMPKMDGIEVLQKLRETYGNKNIVISMLTEKGEIDVARALNLAADDYMFKPFNVNEVTVRVDRLIERVLN from the coding sequence GTGAAGAAATACCAAGAGATGATGTATAGCCAAATACGAGAAACACTTAATAGTTGGCACAGTGAAAAAATTGTGCATAGACACGATATTTACCATTTTTTACATAATGTTAGAAGGACGGCTGATGTTATTGAGATGAAGGCTCTATCTGAAGAAGTCATGGCTCTTCTAAAAGAGATAGATACACAATCAGAACAATGGTGGAACAAATCTGAATGGTTACCAATTGTAGAGCGTATTGAAAGAATATGTAAACCTGACTTATTAATTGGAGAAAAATCAAGGGATTGGTCTCTTTTGGATAGGGTAAGGCAAAAGGAGCTGCCCTTCATTCTTGTTATTGATCATGACTTGAAATTCATAAAGGGAATTAAAACATTTCTTGAAGAGGAGGGTTTCAAAGTCGTCACGGCTTTATCAGGTAAAAAAGGTTTTGAGCTGTTTTATCAAGTGAAACCGAGTTTAATTATCTTGGGTCACGTACTACAGGATATGAATGGTATTGCATTTCTTGAACAAATGACTGTAGATGCGCAAAAGGAGATGACTTCAATTGTTATGGTCAGTTCTTCTTGTTGTGAGAAAAATCGTGTCAAAGCCTATGAACTAGGAGCAACAGATTTTATTACTATGCCATTGAACATGAATGTTCTTGTCCCCCTCCTACATAATCGTATTCGTTATCGCCAGCATATCATTAAGCAAATTGGTGAAGATGAATTAACGGGAGCGTTTAATAGAAAATATTTAGAGTGTGAGTTATCTTACCAATTGACCATAGCGAAGCATGATGACAAAAATAAGTTATTTTCATTCGTAATAGTTGATTTAGACCGTTTTAAAATAGTAAACGACCAATTCGGACATGTGAAAGGCGATGAGGTTTTAAAAACATTTGTTAACATGTTTATGCTAATTAAAGAACCGGCGGATACGATTAGTCGCTATGGCGGTGAGGAATTTGCCATTGTGATGCCGGATACGACTGAGGAAGAAGCACTTAAACGCATTGAAGCTTGGCGAGATATATTTAACAAGAAGACTTTTATGGCAGGAAAAACATCTTTTAAGGTGACGTTTTCCGCAGGGATCAAAGAAGTAGGAAAAAAAGATGATCAAATAAAAAGTGTCATAGAGAAAGCAGATAAAGCTTTACATTTTGCAAAAAAAATGGGTAGGAATAGAAGTGAATGTTATAAAGAGACCTTAGAATACGTTGACTTTAAAGATTTTGTTACCATCATTATTGTGGATGACGACGAGATAGTCAGGCAAGTGATGACTTATCACTTTAAAAAACGAGGAGAAGTGGCGGGGCGCCGTGTGAAAGTTCGCACATATTCAGATGGTATTTCGCTTTTAGAAGGGACTTGGTACCAACCTGACAAGCAGTTTATGATTCTATTAGATGGGAGAATGCCGAAGATGGACGGGATAGAAGTGTTGCAAAAACTACGAGAGACTTATGGCAATAAAAACATTGTTATCTCTATGCTGACTGAAAAAGGTGAAATAGATGTTGCAAGAGCATTGAATCTGGCGGCCGATGATTATATGTTTAAACCTTTTAATGTGAATGAAGTGACCGTTCGCGTAGACAGGCTGATTGAAAGAGTGCTTAATTGA
- a CDS encoding HEAT repeat domain-containing protein: MVNNTLLIVGVLLIIQLSLLIYLYTEKKSIIKRNDEANSLFQQLFPKYLPFLTGDSDIEPWLPQKSKLKQVVLERILTGFAHVVTDPVGNQRVKEVAECQLLDCYRKTLKTGNWSERLNALYLIEEFMMDALREDIKEHLNSVETMDEEYRQTLRTLASFEEESLLDYILSHPHMSQRLIKEIMRRLPLNILIDLMGMIKEKGEETPGAVKYAFIDYCGEAGYYELLPFVESMLGDTSKETRIKALKSLYHYQYCTSPELIIPFFTSVNWEERLYAAKLTGEMNLTEFSNYLMLLAGDRVWWVRFQACEAIKQMSDGKILLTYLTERHEDVYAQDMAKQSLTMRVGGHV, from the coding sequence ATGGTTAATAATACATTACTCATAGTGGGTGTCTTACTTATCATCCAATTAAGTCTGCTCATTTACTTATATACGGAAAAAAAATCGATCATTAAAAGAAATGATGAAGCCAACAGCTTATTTCAACAGCTTTTCCCTAAGTACCTGCCATTTTTAACAGGTGATTCCGATATAGAACCATGGCTTCCTCAAAAATCAAAATTAAAGCAGGTAGTGTTGGAGAGGATTCTCACTGGCTTTGCTCATGTTGTGACCGATCCCGTTGGAAACCAGCGAGTAAAGGAAGTGGCAGAGTGCCAGTTGTTAGATTGTTATCGTAAAACTCTTAAAACAGGAAACTGGTCTGAACGACTAAATGCGCTTTATTTAATAGAAGAGTTCATGATGGACGCTTTACGAGAAGATATCAAAGAGCACTTAAACTCAGTTGAGACGATGGATGAAGAATATAGACAAACATTACGGACACTAGCGTCTTTTGAGGAAGAAAGTTTGCTTGATTATATTCTTAGTCATCCCCATATGTCTCAGCGGCTGATTAAAGAAATAATGCGAAGATTGCCTCTGAATATTTTAATAGACTTAATGGGTATGATCAAAGAGAAAGGTGAAGAGACTCCTGGGGCCGTTAAATATGCGTTTATCGATTATTGTGGAGAAGCCGGTTATTATGAATTATTGCCATTTGTTGAATCAATGCTTGGCGACACCTCTAAGGAAACGCGTATTAAAGCATTGAAAAGTCTCTATCACTATCAATATTGCACGAGTCCAGAGTTGATCATCCCATTCTTTACCTCTGTAAATTGGGAAGAGCGTTTATATGCGGCGAAACTAACAGGGGAGATGAATCTAACTGAGTTTAGTAACTACCTCATGCTACTTGCAGGTGACAGAGTGTGGTGGGTGAGATTTCAGGCATGCGAAGCGATAAAACAAATGTCAGATGGAAAGATATTACTGACTTATTTAACTGAACGCCATGAAGATGTATATGCACAGGATATGGCAAAGCAGTCGCTAACAATGAGAGTGGGGGGACATGTATGA
- a CDS encoding glycosyltransferase family 2 protein, which translates to MIDKEWLSLLTLILAVIAIIYMVTVGLIYLILFLIASSRIKKERFLNQEEYVEELTSNKDTFPVSVLIPAYNEEVGIYTTVRSMLGLNYPQYEIIVIDDGSKDNTSGKVIEEFKMTEIDVALRKYFNTKDVIKAYQSTVHPNIFLLRKENGGKADALNAGINFSRYPYFAAVDGDCILDHDALLKVMKPIIDSNGLVTVTGGTVRIANGSTITRSQVEKIALPKGPIVLMQIIEYFRAFLIGRLGLSRLNILLIISGAFGVFEKKRVVKVGGYNTKTVGEDMELIVRMHRSIKEEKSNQRVEYIQDPVCWTEAPDNAAVLRSQRKRWQRGLAETIWLHKKMLFNPKYKGIGLFSMPYYLIVELLSAVFELVGYVVIMSGLLFSFVSLDIVIVMFIVTVFYGSLLSSLAVLLEEWTYHKYPDTKSLIVLFFWALTESFWYRPLMVWWRFSGLIQSLTKKADWGNMKRKGISTD; encoded by the coding sequence ATGATAGACAAAGAGTGGCTATCACTCCTCACATTGATACTTGCGGTTATCGCTATCATATATATGGTTACAGTAGGTCTCATTTATTTAATCTTATTTTTGATCGCAAGTTCGCGTATCAAAAAGGAACGTTTTTTAAATCAGGAAGAGTATGTAGAGGAACTTACATCTAATAAGGATACGTTTCCAGTGTCTGTTCTCATACCAGCTTATAATGAAGAAGTTGGCATTTACACTACCGTCCGCTCTATGCTTGGGTTAAATTATCCACAATATGAAATCATCGTGATAGATGATGGTTCAAAAGACAATACGAGTGGAAAAGTGATTGAAGAATTTAAAATGACGGAAATTGATGTAGCTTTACGGAAATATTTTAACACGAAGGATGTCATCAAAGCTTATCAATCGACAGTGCATCCGAATATATTTCTGTTAAGAAAAGAAAACGGAGGCAAGGCGGATGCCTTGAATGCTGGGATTAATTTCTCTCGTTATCCTTATTTTGCAGCAGTAGACGGTGATTGTATTCTAGATCACGATGCCCTCCTTAAAGTAATGAAACCTATCATTGATTCAAACGGTTTAGTCACAGTTACGGGCGGAACCGTCCGTATTGCCAACGGGTCAACTATTACGAGAAGCCAAGTAGAAAAAATAGCTCTCCCTAAAGGGCCGATAGTACTTATGCAAATTATCGAATATTTTCGCGCCTTCTTAATAGGGCGGCTTGGGTTAAGTCGATTGAATATACTATTGATTATTTCTGGGGCTTTTGGTGTCTTTGAAAAAAAGAGAGTCGTGAAAGTTGGTGGTTACAACACTAAGACCGTTGGCGAAGATATGGAACTCATTGTCCGTATGCACCGTTCGATTAAGGAAGAAAAGTCGAACCAAAGAGTCGAGTATATACAAGATCCTGTATGCTGGACAGAAGCCCCTGACAATGCGGCAGTCCTTCGTTCTCAGCGGAAGCGGTGGCAACGGGGTTTGGCAGAGACCATCTGGCTTCATAAAAAGATGCTGTTTAACCCAAAGTATAAGGGAATTGGCCTGTTTTCGATGCCCTATTATTTAATTGTGGAATTATTAAGTGCCGTCTTTGAACTTGTTGGTTATGTTGTGATTATGAGTGGACTGTTGTTTTCTTTTGTATCACTGGATATAGTGATTGTCATGTTTATAGTGACTGTTTTTTATGGCTCCTTGTTATCATCATTGGCCGTCTTATTAGAGGAATGGACTTATCATAAATACCCTGATACCAAAAGCTTAATTGTCCTTTTTTTCTGGGCATTAACAGAATCATTTTGGTATCGTCCCCTCATGGTATGGTGGCGCTTTTCTGGTTTAATTCAATCGTTAACAAAGAAGGCGGATTGGGGCAATATGAAACGAAAAGGTATTTCTACTGATTAA
- a CDS encoding response regulator codes for MKKYQQMMYDRIKKTVGNWRNKGNVHEYEVYHLLHSIKGTAGTIGMDKLSEEAEALLDYTDVESEKLWGKTEWLPFVERIESAFEPSLFHDKTDEMTQPINLETPVSQADVPFILVIDDDVEFVTHTKTFLEREGFQVVIALTGEKGLELFYQVKPSLIILDQALPDIDGIELLKQIFVKAQKDVVPIVMVGTSDYEGNRIKAYEMGATDFIAKPLNMNVLVPFLHNRIRYRKHMLKQIGEDELTGAYNRKYLERELSSQLVMLKKDDRMAALSFIIVDIDHFKSVNDRFGHPKGDEVLKEFVHSFMKIKAPLDTISRYGGEEFAIVMPGTSKEEAFERIKAWRQLFSNVTFTAGDNTFNVMFSAGIKEVTVNDDHLNRIIEQADKALYHAKETGRNKTQFYEEALEYTELKDFVTIIIVDDDEVVRQMMTHHFNKRGEVAGRPVKVRTFPDGVAFLEGSWYQTDQQFMILLDGRMPKMDGIEVLQKLRETYGNKNIVISMLTARKGEVEVARALNLGADDYMVKPFNANEVAARIDRLLERMFN; via the coding sequence GTGAAAAAATATCAACAAATGATGTACGATCGAATCAAAAAAACGGTCGGAAATTGGCGAAATAAAGGAAACGTTCATGAATATGAAGTTTACCACTTATTGCATAGTATCAAAGGGACAGCTGGCACGATTGGGATGGATAAGCTCTCAGAAGAAGCAGAAGCTTTACTTGATTATACTGATGTCGAATCAGAGAAGCTATGGGGAAAGACAGAATGGTTACCGTTTGTGGAACGGATTGAAAGTGCTTTTGAACCGTCCCTATTTCATGATAAAACCGATGAAATGACACAACCAATAAACCTTGAAACACCAGTGAGTCAGGCAGATGTACCGTTTATTTTAGTTATTGATGATGATGTGGAGTTTGTTACCCACACCAAAACCTTCCTTGAAAGGGAAGGGTTTCAAGTTGTCATTGCTTTAACGGGAGAAAAAGGATTAGAGCTGTTCTATCAAGTGAAACCGAGCTTGATCATCTTAGACCAAGCCCTTCCAGACATCGATGGTATAGAACTTCTTAAACAAATTTTCGTAAAAGCTCAAAAAGATGTGGTACCGATCGTGATGGTGGGGACATCTGATTATGAGGGGAATCGCATTAAAGCTTATGAAATGGGGGCGACAGATTTTATTGCTAAACCCTTAAATATGAACGTTCTTGTCCCTTTCCTTCATAATCGTATACGGTATCGAAAACATATGCTGAAACAGATAGGTGAAGATGAATTAACGGGAGCGTATAATCGTAAATATTTAGAACGTGAACTTTCTTCTCAGTTGGTAATGTTGAAGAAGGATGATAGAATGGCGGCTTTATCGTTCATTATTGTGGACATTGATCATTTTAAATCTGTTAATGATCGCTTCGGCCACCCAAAAGGGGATGAAGTGTTAAAAGAATTTGTCCATTCGTTTATGAAAATCAAAGCGCCATTGGATACAATTAGTCGTTATGGTGGTGAAGAATTTGCCATTGTGATGCCTGGTACTTCCAAAGAGGAAGCCTTTGAGCGTATTAAAGCGTGGCGCCAGTTGTTTAGTAACGTCACATTTACTGCAGGGGATAACACGTTCAATGTCATGTTTTCAGCAGGTATTAAAGAAGTGACGGTCAATGATGACCACTTAAATCGAATTATTGAGCAGGCTGATAAAGCCTTATATCATGCGAAAGAGACGGGAAGAAATAAAACGCAGTTTTACGAAGAAGCGCTGGAATATACGGAATTAAAAGATTTTGTGACGATTATTATTGTGGATGATGATGAGGTAGTAAGACAAATGATGACGCATCATTTTAATAAAAGGGGAGAGGTAGCTGGACGCCCTGTTAAAGTACGAACATTTCCAGATGGGGTAGCATTCTTAGAAGGATCTTGGTATCAAACTGACCAGCAATTTATGATTCTTTTGGATGGGAGAATGCCGAAGATGGATGGTATTGAAGTCTTGCAAAAGTTGAGAGAAACATACGGCAATAAAAACATTGTCATTTCTATGCTCACAGCAAGAAAGGGAGAGGTTGAAGTCGCTAGAGCGCTCAACCTTGGAGCGGATGATTACATGGTAAAGCCTTTTAATGCCAATGAGGTGGCTGCCCGTATCGACAGACTACTTGAAAGAATGTTTAACTAA
- a CDS encoding HEAT repeat domain-containing protein — protein MLELVLLLTLGLFVCQLLLLVYLYTTKTWAIKKDNTANRLYHELFPDYLSYLTGDTDIEPILPKNDELKQKVLERILSGFTNIMTDSAGKARIQQSAEAHLATIYRKKLKSSNWSKRMNALYLIEDFMMLSLREDVKEHLHAITIIDEEYRQTLRILASFQEESLLEYMFSRPNMSIGLIKEILRRLPLSFLTDIMVVLKKDEDDVPYAIRQAFIDYCGESGYYEFLPFIEYMLTHQSKETRIKALKSLHQYQYCSNPTIIVPFFTSEHWEERLHAAKLTGMMKLTEFSDYLILLAGDRVWWVRFQACEALKKMTDGEILLAYLSEQHEDMYAKDMAKQTLTMRAGGQV, from the coding sequence ATGCTTGAACTCGTTTTATTACTAACACTCGGCCTTTTCGTGTGTCAACTGCTCTTACTTGTTTACTTATATACGACGAAAACGTGGGCAATAAAAAAAGATAATACAGCTAACCGATTGTATCATGAGCTGTTCCCTGATTACCTCTCATATTTAACAGGAGACACTGATATAGAACCTATACTTCCTAAAAATGATGAGTTAAAGCAAAAAGTACTTGAAAGAATTCTCTCAGGGTTTACTAATATTATGACTGACTCAGCAGGGAAGGCGCGTATTCAGCAATCAGCTGAAGCACATTTAGCTACGATTTATCGTAAGAAGCTCAAATCTAGTAATTGGTCTAAAAGAATGAATGCTCTTTATTTAATTGAGGATTTTATGATGCTTTCATTAAGAGAGGATGTCAAAGAACATCTTCATGCCATTACGATTATCGATGAAGAATATCGGCAAACATTGCGAATATTGGCGTCGTTTCAAGAGGAGAGTTTACTTGAATACATGTTTAGCCGTCCCAATATGTCTATAGGATTAATCAAAGAAATATTACGCAGATTGCCTCTGAGCTTTTTAACAGACATAATGGTGGTGCTTAAAAAAGATGAGGATGACGTTCCTTACGCGATTAGACAAGCTTTCATAGATTACTGTGGGGAATCTGGTTATTATGAATTTCTTCCTTTTATTGAATATATGCTTACCCATCAATCTAAAGAAACGAGGATTAAGGCGTTAAAGAGCTTACATCAATATCAATACTGTTCTAACCCCACTATTATTGTCCCATTTTTTACGTCAGAGCATTGGGAAGAGAGACTACATGCGGCTAAGCTAACAGGGATGATGAAGCTCACAGAGTTTAGCGATTATCTCATTCTTCTTGCAGGTGATCGTGTTTGGTGGGTGAGATTTCAAGCATGTGAAGCCTTGAAAAAGATGACAGATGGGGAAATTCTGCTTGCCTATTTAAGTGAGCAACATGAAGATATGTATGCAAAAGATATGGCGAAACAAACGCTAACGATGAGAGCGGGTGGACAAGTATGA
- a CDS encoding glycosyltransferase family 2 protein encodes MTGEEWVSLIVNITAVSVILYMGLVGLTYLILFLIAGPRIKKERFLNQQDYVEEMVFNKDTFPVSVLVPAYNEEVGVSTTVRSMLGLSYPQFEIIVIDDGSKDNTSGKVIEQFKMKEINLALRRYFDTKQVTKAYQSTLYPNLFLLRKDNGGKADALNAGINFSRYPYFAAVDGDCILDSDALLKIMKPIIDSNGLVTATGGTVRIANGSTITKSQVEKIVLPKGPIELMQIIEYFRAFLIGRLGLSRMNILLIISGAFGVFEKNRVVKVGGYNAKTVGEDMELIVRMHRSIKEEKSKQRIEYIQDPVCWTEAPDSAAVLRSQRKRWQRGLAETLWLHKKMLFNPKYKGIGLFSMPYYLLVELLSAVFELIGYFVILFGLIFSFVLVDVAIVMFLMTVLYGSLLSSLAVLLEEWTYHKYPDTKSLLVLFFWALTESFWYRPLMVWWRCSGLIQTFTKKADWGNMKRKGISSDS; translated from the coding sequence ATGACCGGCGAGGAATGGGTATCATTAATCGTCAATATAACAGCTGTTAGTGTCATCCTTTATATGGGGTTAGTTGGGCTCACCTATTTGATTTTATTTTTAATTGCCGGCCCGCGAATCAAAAAAGAACGTTTCTTAAATCAGCAAGATTATGTAGAAGAGATGGTATTTAATAAGGATACTTTCCCTGTGTCAGTACTGGTACCAGCTTACAATGAAGAAGTCGGTGTATCCACTACGGTCCGGTCGATGCTGGGTCTGAGTTACCCACAATTTGAAATCATTGTCATAGATGACGGATCAAAAGATAATACAAGTGGCAAAGTGATTGAGCAATTTAAAATGAAGGAAATAAACTTAGCTCTACGTCGATATTTTGATACAAAGCAAGTGACGAAAGCCTACCAATCGACATTATATCCGAACTTATTTCTATTGAGAAAAGATAATGGGGGGAAAGCTGATGCCTTAAATGCCGGCATTAATTTCTCACGCTATCCTTACTTTGCAGCAGTAGACGGGGATTGTATTCTTGACAGTGATGCTCTCCTAAAAATCATGAAACCAATTATTGATTCAAACGGCTTAGTGACAGCTACTGGTGGGACGGTTCGTATTGCAAACGGTTCAACGATTACGAAAAGCCAAGTTGAGAAAATCGTCCTTCCAAAAGGCCCCATTGAGTTGATGCAAATTATTGAGTATTTTCGAGCTTTCTTAATTGGTAGATTGGGATTAAGCAGAATGAATATCCTGCTGATTATTTCAGGAGCCTTTGGTGTTTTTGAAAAAAATAGAGTTGTTAAAGTTGGCGGATACAATGCGAAAACGGTTGGGGAAGATATGGAATTAATCGTGCGTATGCACCGGTCGATTAAAGAAGAAAAATCTAAGCAAAGAATCGAGTATATACAAGATCCTGTTTGTTGGACAGAAGCACCTGATAGTGCGGCCGTCCTTCGTTCACAAAGAAAACGTTGGCAACGGGGATTAGCAGAGACTTTATGGCTTCATAAAAAAATGTTGTTCAACCCGAAATACAAAGGGATAGGGCTCTTTTCTATGCCTTATTATTTATTAGTGGAATTGTTAAGTGCTGTTTTTGAACTCATCGGTTATTTTGTCATTTTATTCGGCCTTATATTTTCTTTTGTATTAGTGGATGTAGCGATTGTGATGTTTTTGATGACCGTGCTGTATGGATCACTTTTATCCTCATTAGCAGTGTTACTTGAGGAATGGACCTACCATAAATACCCTGATACAAAAAGTTTGCTTGTGCTGTTTTTTTGGGCGTTAACAGAATCTTTTTGGTATCGTCCTTTAATGGTGTGGTGGCGTTGTAGTGGCTTGATTCAAACATTTACTAAGAAAGCCGATTGGGGAAACATGAAACGAAAAGGAATCTCATCTGATAGCTAA
- a CDS encoding response regulator transcription factor, whose product MSKILVADDSDILRMLIVDTLEEEGEWVVEEAEDGREALNKLETGIYDLALLDYMMPEMTGIDVCEKVSPAVKEQTKLVMLTAKAQEKDRQEAREAGIVYFIPKPFSPEELVRIIKELLS is encoded by the coding sequence ATGAGTAAAATTCTTGTAGCAGACGATAGTGATATTTTAAGAATGTTAATTGTTGATACATTAGAAGAAGAAGGAGAATGGGTTGTTGAAGAAGCGGAAGATGGGAGAGAGGCGCTAAACAAATTAGAGACAGGCATTTATGATTTAGCGTTACTTGATTATATGATGCCAGAAATGACAGGTATCGACGTATGTGAAAAAGTATCTCCAGCTGTAAAAGAACAAACGAAGCTAGTGATGCTTACGGCTAAAGCGCAAGAGAAAGATCGGCAAGAGGCAAGGGAAGCAGGGATTGTTTACTTCATCCCGAAGCCATTCAGTCCTGAGGAACTAGTCAGAATTATTAAGGAGCTTCTCTCATGA